One genomic window of Myxococcota bacterium includes the following:
- a CDS encoding MaoC/PaaZ C-terminal domain-containing protein: MALRAKDLKVGDVREEVVIENLTRTQLVMYAGASGDYNPVHTDEVFATKVAGYPTVFAHGMLSMGATARMLTNWVGDGRLTKYGVRFVSQVWPGDTLTARATVEALRSEAGAPIVDLKVVTTNQDGKEVVSGYASARLDP, translated from the coding sequence ATGGCGCTTCGAGCGAAAGACTTGAAAGTCGGCGACGTCCGGGAGGAGGTCGTGATCGAGAACCTGACCCGCACGCAGCTCGTCATGTACGCCGGCGCATCGGGCGACTACAACCCCGTGCACACCGACGAGGTGTTCGCGACCAAAGTCGCGGGCTATCCCACGGTGTTCGCGCACGGCATGCTCTCGATGGGCGCGACCGCGCGCATGCTCACCAACTGGGTGGGCGACGGGCGACTCACCAAGTACGGCGTGCGCTTCGTCTCGCAGGTCTGGCCGGGCGACACCCTGACCGCGCGCGCGACCGTCGAGGCGCTGCGCAGCGAGGCCGGCGCGCCGATCGTCGACCTCAAGGTCGTGACCACCAACCAGGACGGCAAAGAGGTCGTGTCGGGCTACGCGAGCGCGCGCCTCGATCCCTGA
- a CDS encoding MaoC family dehydratase N-terminal domain-containing protein, whose translation MAMKSFPIEASHILMFARAVNDPNPIYSDAEYARKSELGGIIAPPTFTQASAQFDPDYFLRPKVGQPWFGSGKEPTGAVRRAPAAGASSEPRGAAAGGLHAEQHFEYHRPLLAGDVLTAETKPGKTWEREGKRGGKLQFSESVTEYRNQRGELVVTARGVGVRTERVIEQK comes from the coding sequence ATGGCCATGAAGAGCTTCCCGATCGAGGCGAGTCACATCCTGATGTTCGCCCGCGCCGTGAACGACCCGAACCCGATCTACTCCGACGCGGAGTACGCCCGGAAGAGCGAGCTGGGCGGCATCATCGCGCCGCCCACGTTCACGCAGGCGAGCGCCCAGTTCGACCCGGACTACTTCCTGCGCCCCAAGGTCGGCCAGCCCTGGTTCGGCTCCGGCAAGGAGCCGACGGGCGCGGTGCGCCGCGCTCCGGCAGCCGGCGCGAGCAGCGAGCCGCGCGGCGCGGCCGCGGGCGGGCTGCATGCCGAGCAGCACTTCGAGTACCACCGGCCGCTGCTCGCGGGCGACGTGCTCACCGCCGAGACCAAGCCCGGCAAGACCTGGGAGCGCGAGGGCAAGCGCGGCGGCAAGCTGCAGTTCAGTGAGTCGGTCACCGAGTACCGCAACCAGCGCGGCGAGCTGGTGGTGACCGCGCGCGGCGTCGGTGTGCGCACCGAGCGCGTGATCGAGCAGAAGTAG
- a CDS encoding DUF5989 family protein: MDEREKRAGDDFASEAAKPQAGLASEFFMFLRDNKKWWLAPIVISILGLGLLVLLGGSAAAPFIYTLF; this comes from the coding sequence GTGGACGAGCGCGAGAAACGAGCCGGAGACGACTTCGCCAGCGAGGCCGCCAAGCCTCAGGCCGGGCTCGCGTCCGAGTTCTTCATGTTCCTGCGCGACAACAAGAAGTGGTGGCTGGCCCCGATCGTGATCTCGATCCTGGGGCTCGGCCTGCTCGTGCTGCTCGGCGGCAGCGCGGCGGCGCCGTTCATCTACACGCTGTTCTAA
- a CDS encoding SxtJ family membrane protein: MVELNFRPDERTLRQFGWLALGGFGLLALCAWNGWLVFRHGLGAWRETVSFALAGLGVLSALFSLVFPRANAPLFVGLSVAAFPIGFVLSYVIMATLFYGVIAPVGFVMRLFGVDPMDRRFQREAPTYWRDARPPRAKADYFKQF; the protein is encoded by the coding sequence ACGAGCGCACGCTGCGCCAGTTCGGCTGGCTTGCGCTCGGCGGCTTCGGGCTGCTCGCGCTGTGCGCCTGGAACGGCTGGCTGGTGTTCCGGCACGGGCTGGGCGCGTGGCGCGAGACGGTGAGCTTCGCGTTGGCCGGCCTGGGCGTGCTCTCGGCGCTGTTCTCGCTGGTGTTCCCGCGGGCCAACGCGCCGCTGTTCGTCGGGCTGTCCGTGGCCGCGTTCCCGATCGGCTTCGTGCTCTCGTACGTGATCATGGCCACGCTGTTCTACGGGGTGATCGCGCCGGTCGGCTTCGTGATGCGCCTGTTCGGCGTGGACCCGATGGACCGCCGCTTCCAGCGCGAAGCCCCGACTTACTGGCGCGACGCGCGTCCGCCGCGCGCCAAGGCCGACTACTTCAAGCAGTTCTAG